A segment of the Calditrichota bacterium genome:
GCCAACGCAGCTATGGGTGCCTGTTCTTCAAATGACAATTCCACGAAGATCTACCTTAGCTCTGCACGTTCAGAATCTGCTTTGGAGTTGCAGCCACGAATTCCTGCACATACTGCGGTTCCAGCGTCACCACATCATCATACGCGCCGGCCACAAGCCTCTGATAACCCAAAACGGCCACGCTGGCCGCACTGGGAAGGCTGCGCATGGACAAATCAACGAAAGCCTTTTGCTGCACTGCGCGCAAGGTGGCCGGGTCAAGATGCCAGCAGCCAGGACCGACGACCACCGCCCCCGGTGGCAGCAGCCCAGGCAACGCCTCTGCCGCCACCACCTCCGGGCTCCCTTGCGGCGCCAAGGCACCATTGCTCTGACGGAACTGGCCAAGGTAGACCAGCTTTGCCTTTGCCGGCA
Coding sequences within it:
- the tsaB gene encoding tRNA (adenosine(37)-N6)-threonylcarbamoyltransferase complex dimerization subunit type 1 TsaB, giving the protein MLVLGIETATSVCGVALVEEGKLRGEARIVGPHVHNERLHGMLRLLLAQCGVRACELQGIAVSIGPGSFTGLRIGLAAAKGLALVTEAKVVGISTLQALASQAGGPAEVICAIVPAKAKLVYLGQFRQSNGALAPQGSPEVVAAEALPGLLPPGAVVVGPGCWHLDPATLRAVQQKAFVDLSMRSLPSAASVAVLGYQRLVAGAYDDVVTLEPQYVQEFVAATPKQILNVQS